One genomic segment of Nocardia spumae includes these proteins:
- a CDS encoding fasciclin domain-containing protein translates to MASVIALAAVTAGLTACSNDDSSGSSTSMPATSMSSTPNASATADLVGPGCKQYAQQVPSGAGSVEGMAQDPVAVAASHNPMLTTLTAAVSGQVNPQVNLVDTLNGGQFTVFAPVDSAFAKIPAATMDSLKTDSATLNKILTYHVVAGRISPDRIAGTHKTVQGAEVTVTRDGDAIKVGDASVICGGVQTANATVYMIDTVLMPPA, encoded by the coding sequence ATGGCGTCGGTAATCGCGCTGGCAGCGGTGACCGCGGGTCTGACGGCGTGTTCGAATGACGATTCCAGCGGTTCGAGCACGTCCATGCCTGCCACATCGATGTCGAGTACCCCGAACGCCTCCGCCACCGCGGATCTCGTCGGCCCCGGCTGCAAGCAGTACGCGCAACAGGTGCCCAGCGGCGCCGGGTCGGTCGAGGGAATGGCACAGGATCCCGTCGCCGTCGCGGCCTCGCACAATCCGATGCTCACCACTCTGACCGCGGCGGTATCCGGACAGGTGAACCCCCAGGTCAACCTTGTCGATACCTTGAACGGCGGACAGTTCACGGTATTCGCGCCTGTGGACTCGGCGTTCGCGAAGATCCCCGCGGCCACCATGGATTCGCTGAAGACCGACTCGGCGACGCTCAACAAGATCCTCACCTATCACGTGGTGGCGGGCCGGATCTCCCCCGATCGGATCGCCGGCACACACAAGACCGTCCAGGGCGCCGAGGTAACCGTGACCCGCGACGGTGACGCCATCAAGGTCGGCGACGCCTCGGTGATCTGCGGCGGCGTGCAGACCGCCAACGCGACGGTGTACATGATCGACACCGTGCTGATGCCGCCTGCCTGA
- a CDS encoding ArsB/NhaD family transporter: MTAVVAVAVFVVAYVLIATERVHKTKAALGGAAIVLALGVVGSADSFFSADTGIDWNVVFLLLGMMIIVGILRQTGIFEYTAIWATKRAKGSPLRVMVLLTLITAVSSAFLDNVTTILLIAPVTLLVCERLDIGPAPFLIAEVLASNIGGTATLIGDPPNIIIGSRAGLSFNDFLLNVAPLVVLTIIVFTLLLPVLFRNSFTVDPARAADVMALNEREAIHDRGLLITCGVVLAAVFAGFIGHSLFHIDPSVVALLGAGVLVLISGVSQSDYLSAVEWETLLFFAGLFVMIGALVKTGVIEHLSRYAVDATGGNALTATMLILVVSALLSGLIDNIPYVATMSPLVADLVGQMGHEANAHALWWALAIGADFGGNLTAVGASANVVMIGIARRADAPISFWEFTRKGAVVTVITVAIAAPYLWLRYFAFG; this comes from the coding sequence ATGACGGCCGTCGTCGCGGTGGCCGTGTTCGTGGTCGCCTACGTCCTGATCGCGACCGAACGGGTACACAAGACCAAGGCCGCGCTCGGTGGTGCGGCCATCGTCCTTGCCCTCGGGGTGGTCGGGTCGGCGGACAGCTTCTTCTCCGCCGATACCGGCATCGACTGGAATGTCGTCTTCCTGCTGCTCGGCATGATGATCATCGTCGGCATCCTGCGCCAGACCGGGATCTTCGAATACACCGCGATCTGGGCGACCAAGCGCGCCAAGGGATCTCCGCTGCGGGTGATGGTCCTGCTCACCCTCATCACCGCGGTGTCGTCGGCATTCCTGGACAACGTCACGACCATTCTGCTCATCGCCCCGGTCACCCTGCTGGTGTGCGAACGCCTCGACATCGGGCCCGCTCCGTTCCTCATCGCCGAAGTGCTGGCCTCCAATATCGGCGGCACCGCCACACTCATCGGTGACCCGCCCAACATCATCATCGGCAGCCGAGCGGGACTGTCGTTCAACGACTTCTTGCTGAATGTCGCACCGCTGGTGGTGCTCACGATCATCGTCTTCACGCTCCTTCTGCCGGTGCTGTTCCGGAACAGCTTCACTGTCGATCCCGCCCGAGCGGCCGATGTGATGGCGTTGAACGAGCGTGAGGCGATCCATGACCGCGGCCTGCTGATCACATGCGGTGTGGTCCTGGCCGCGGTATTCGCGGGCTTCATCGGGCATTCGCTGTTCCACATCGACCCCTCTGTCGTCGCGCTGCTGGGTGCTGGTGTGCTCGTACTGATTTCCGGTGTGTCGCAGAGCGATTACCTGTCCGCGGTGGAGTGGGAGACGCTGCTGTTCTTCGCCGGACTGTTCGTCATGATCGGCGCGCTGGTGAAAACCGGTGTGATCGAGCATCTCTCCCGATATGCCGTCGACGCGACCGGCGGGAACGCGCTCACCGCCACCATGCTCATCCTGGTCGTCTCGGCGCTGCTGTCCGGCCTCATCGACAACATCCCCTACGTGGCCACGATGAGTCCGCTGGTCGCAGACCTCGTGGGTCAGATGGGCCATGAGGCCAACGCCCACGCACTGTGGTGGGCCCTGGCCATCGGAGCCGACTTCGGCGGCAACCTCACCGCCGTCGGTGCCAGCGCCAATGTCGTCATGATCGGCATCGCACGTCGCGCCGACGCCCCGATCTCGTTCTGGGAGTTCACCCGCAAGGGCGCCGTCGTCACCGTGATCACCGTGGCCATCGCGGCACCCTATCTGTGGCTGCGATACTTCGCCTTCGGCTGA
- a CDS encoding CBS domain-containing protein, which translates to MHASQIAEQYPVVGLETDALDAARLLAEHRLPGIVVTDADGIPKAVLPASQVVRFIVPQYVQDDPQLAAVIDEPICDRVAAKLRGKKVRDVIPEHLTKIPAADAGDTVIEVAATMARFRSPLVAVTSGSEFLGVITASRLLEATLRNC; encoded by the coding sequence GTGCACGCATCTCAGATCGCCGAGCAGTACCCGGTGGTCGGCCTCGAAACCGACGCGCTCGACGCGGCGCGACTGCTGGCCGAACATCGCCTGCCCGGCATCGTCGTAACCGATGCCGACGGCATACCGAAGGCGGTGTTGCCGGCATCGCAGGTGGTGCGGTTCATCGTCCCGCAGTATGTGCAGGACGATCCGCAACTGGCAGCGGTGATCGACGAACCGATCTGCGACCGGGTGGCCGCGAAGTTGCGCGGCAAGAAAGTGCGCGATGTCATCCCCGAACATCTGACGAAGATTCCCGCTGCCGATGCCGGCGATACCGTGATCGAAGTCGCCGCCACCATGGCGCGCTTTCGCAGTCCGTTGGTCGCGGTGACGAGCGGATCGGAATTCCTCGGCGTGATCACCGCGTCGCGGCTGCTGGAAGCGACGCTGCGCAACTGCTGA
- a CDS encoding alpha/beta hydrolase: MSERGPTVRVSRTAVTARLLAGALAATALVATAGVAGAAPETAGVVSVEQVGDRQQKVMVFSPSMHRAIPVQVVRAADTSAPRPTVYLLNGSQGGPNESGWDAETDAVNFLRGKDVNVVNPVDGASSYYTDWIHDDPVLGNNKWQTFLNDELPPVIEGFLGADGRRALAGVSMSGTSVLNLAIAKPGFWNSVASYSGCAQTSDPIGHEFVRLTVENWGGARSVANMWGPADDPRWRANDPLVNADKLRGTAIYLSSGSGVPAAPHDTPADRRVEEGRIPLPVQIALGGPIEAAIHYCTVNLTNRLHELNIPVTVDDRPVGTHSWGYWEDDLHNSWPFLAQSIGIRAG, encoded by the coding sequence ATGAGCGAAAGAGGTCCAACAGTGCGAGTATCACGAACGGCGGTGACCGCCCGGCTCCTCGCCGGTGCGCTGGCCGCCACCGCTCTGGTCGCCACGGCAGGCGTGGCCGGCGCCGCCCCCGAGACGGCCGGGGTCGTCTCCGTGGAGCAGGTGGGCGACAGACAGCAGAAAGTCATGGTGTTCTCGCCGAGCATGCACCGGGCGATCCCGGTCCAGGTCGTCCGCGCGGCGGACACGAGCGCCCCACGTCCCACGGTGTATCTGCTCAACGGGTCGCAAGGCGGGCCCAACGAGAGCGGCTGGGATGCCGAGACCGACGCGGTGAACTTCCTGCGCGGCAAGGACGTCAACGTCGTGAACCCGGTCGACGGCGCCAGCTCCTACTACACCGATTGGATCCACGACGATCCGGTCCTGGGCAACAACAAATGGCAGACCTTCCTCAACGACGAGCTACCGCCGGTCATCGAGGGCTTCCTGGGCGCCGACGGAAGACGTGCACTGGCGGGTGTGTCCATGAGCGGCACATCGGTTCTGAACCTCGCCATCGCCAAGCCCGGCTTCTGGAACAGCGTGGCCTCCTACAGCGGCTGCGCGCAGACATCGGATCCGATCGGGCACGAGTTCGTCCGGCTCACGGTCGAGAACTGGGGCGGGGCGCGCAGCGTCGCGAACATGTGGGGTCCCGCCGACGATCCGCGCTGGCGCGCCAACGATCCACTCGTCAACGCGGACAAGCTGCGGGGAACCGCGATCTATTTGAGTTCGGGTAGCGGTGTTCCGGCGGCGCCCCACGACACCCCTGCCGATCGCAGGGTCGAGGAGGGCCGCATCCCGCTGCCCGTACAGATCGCACTCGGCGGACCGATCGAGGCGGCAATCCATTACTGCACCGTGAACCTGACCAACCGGCTGCACGAGTTGAATATCCCTGTGACAGTTGACGACCGGCCGGTGGGCACTCATTCGTGGGGCTATTGGGAGGACGATCTGCACAATTCCTGGCCCTTCCTGGCTCAGTCGATCGGCATCCGAGCAGGCTGA
- a CDS encoding anti-sigma factor — MPDTDPHSELLELAHLYALDALSERDRATVERLLDTTAPDLAAAFRTEVYGLHETLALMTVVDSVPAPASLEATLRHALDARGAKPVEEGVSPDREVASVHSIRSRRLRDPRWLAAAAAAVIVVAGAAAGIAGYSTRSHDTGAVTAQQVIDHSDAREQTVPVEGGGTITVNASRELDAAVVSFATVQAPPTDHTYQLWLISAAGQIRSAGVLDALPTEQAPALVRYGDAGTLAVSIEPAGGSPQPTTQPIVGVPLT; from the coding sequence ATGCCTGACACCGATCCGCACAGCGAACTGCTCGAGCTCGCACACCTCTACGCGCTCGATGCCCTGTCCGAGCGGGACCGAGCCACCGTCGAGCGTCTGCTCGACACCACCGCTCCTGATCTCGCGGCGGCATTTCGCACCGAGGTGTACGGGCTGCACGAGACGCTGGCACTCATGACCGTGGTCGACAGCGTGCCCGCGCCGGCGTCCCTCGAGGCGACTCTGCGGCACGCACTCGACGCCCGCGGCGCGAAGCCGGTCGAGGAAGGCGTTTCGCCGGACCGGGAGGTGGCATCCGTGCACAGCATCCGGTCCCGGCGGCTGCGCGATCCGCGATGGCTGGCCGCCGCGGCGGCCGCCGTGATCGTCGTCGCGGGAGCCGCGGCGGGAATCGCCGGATACAGCACTAGATCCCACGACACCGGCGCCGTCACCGCACAACAGGTCATCGACCACTCGGACGCCCGCGAACAGACGGTTCCCGTCGAAGGCGGCGGCACGATCACCGTCAACGCATCACGCGAACTCGACGCGGCCGTCGTGTCGTTCGCCACCGTCCAGGCCCCGCCGACCGACCACACCTACCAGCTGTGGCTGATTTCGGCTGCGGGCCAGATTCGTTCGGCCGGTGTTCTGGACGCACTGCCGACCGAACAGGCCCCGGCCCTCGTGCGCTACGGGGACGCGGGCACGCTGGCGGTGTCGATCGAGCCGGCGGGCGGCTCACCCCAGCCGACCACCCAGCCGATCGTCGGCGTACCGCTCACCTGA
- a CDS encoding sigma-70 family RNA polymerase sigma factor, translated as MNELLDQRQPAPGVSPATDRQDSGVQHRLAELLVAVSNGDRDAFTAFYRMTDQRVFGLALWMTRNAAMAEEVAQEVYLQVWSLAGRYNPGMSTPIGWVLMLTHRRVVDRIRSEQAASGRESVYGAVHRGRDHDVVFETVEQRHDERAVQRCLTLLTPLQRECIVLAYYGGLTYPQVAARLGAPVPTVKSRVREGFKRMAGALNGSVCP; from the coding sequence ATGAACGAACTTCTCGACCAGCGGCAGCCGGCTCCGGGCGTATCGCCCGCCACAGATCGGCAGGACAGCGGGGTGCAACACCGGCTCGCCGAGTTGCTCGTCGCGGTGAGCAACGGTGACCGGGACGCGTTCACCGCGTTCTACCGGATGACCGATCAGCGGGTCTTCGGACTCGCGTTGTGGATGACCCGCAATGCTGCCATGGCCGAGGAAGTCGCTCAGGAGGTCTACCTCCAGGTGTGGTCTCTCGCCGGGCGCTACAACCCGGGAATGTCCACTCCCATCGGCTGGGTGCTGATGCTCACCCATCGTCGCGTCGTCGACCGTATACGTTCCGAACAGGCGGCTTCCGGTCGCGAATCGGTGTACGGCGCCGTGCACCGGGGCCGCGACCACGACGTGGTGTTCGAAACGGTCGAACAGCGACACGACGAGCGGGCGGTCCAGCGTTGCCTGACACTGCTGACTCCGCTGCAACGCGAATGCATCGTGCTCGCCTACTACGGCGGACTCACCTATCCACAGGTGGCGGCACGGTTGGGAGCCCCGGTGCCGACCGTGAAATCACGCGTTCGGGAAGGGTTCAAACGCATGGCCGGAGCTCTGAACGGGAGCGTCTGCCCATGA
- a CDS encoding anti-sigma factor: MSGSESSELDLLGLAEQYALDALTTVQRGMVEDRRERSDRFAAAEFDAAVAAVHEVLAQLSVVTACSPPHGMENRILHALDNSACTGRSVTAGHRAWWPPPRRDLVLVTATAVLALGGLVAVTAQHFAGRDSPPAITAMAIDAQPDLVVRTVPAADGGRVEVHSSAGLSELAVSVAGLLPPGPDRSYQIWLSSADGTTDSLAVFDSPPASTVVAGFRSADTIAVTVEPAGGSPRPTTKPIASIDLS; the protein is encoded by the coding sequence ATGAGCGGTTCGGAGTCATCGGAGCTGGATCTACTCGGACTCGCCGAGCAGTACGCGCTGGATGCTCTGACAACGGTGCAGCGCGGCATGGTCGAGGACCGGCGCGAGCGATCGGACCGGTTCGCCGCGGCCGAGTTCGATGCCGCGGTCGCGGCGGTCCACGAGGTTCTCGCCCAGCTGAGCGTCGTGACCGCCTGCTCACCACCACACGGTATGGAGAATCGGATTCTGCACGCGCTGGACAACAGCGCGTGCACCGGGCGCTCAGTGACGGCAGGCCACCGGGCGTGGTGGCCGCCGCCGCGACGAGACCTGGTACTGGTGACCGCGACAGCGGTACTGGCGCTGGGCGGGTTGGTGGCAGTGACCGCACAGCACTTCGCCGGCCGTGACAGCCCACCGGCGATCACGGCCATGGCAATCGACGCCCAACCCGATCTGGTCGTCAGGACGGTGCCGGCGGCGGACGGCGGACGGGTGGAGGTCCACAGCTCGGCAGGTCTGTCCGAACTCGCGGTATCGGTCGCCGGACTACTCCCGCCGGGACCGGACCGGTCGTATCAGATCTGGCTGAGTTCGGCGGACGGAACCACCGACTCACTGGCCGTTTTCGACTCACCGCCGGCCTCGACGGTGGTGGCCGGATTTCGCTCCGCGGACACGATCGCTGTGACGGTGGAACCGGCTGGTGGCTCGCCAAGGCCGACGACGAAACCGATCGCGAGCATCGACCTGAGCTGA
- a CDS encoding molybdopterin-dependent oxidoreductase, with the protein MRAAVAGALAAATVLAVGHLVAVVVAPASSPFFALGAMMVDHTPHEWKDAAIRRFGSHDKDVLFASMAVVMIVGAACAGLLERRRPLGSGLLLGLGGFTLWAALTRPSATPMFAIPTIAGILSGVVALRLLTIAAPTSRSSTGNAMSRRRFLGTAAAVAAVAAGSAAAARLLAHQLRDVAADRARFPLPRPRLTAPAVPTQPRVRGLSAFITPNDAFYRVDTALQPPALTRADWRLRIHGMVGRMVEFDFDRLARHTPIERIMTMTCVSNEVGGNLAGTARWLGYPLSELLAEAGPEPGADMVLSRSVDGFTAGTPLSAILDGRDAMLAIGMNGEPLPIEHGYPARLIVPGLYGYVSATKWVVDLEVTRFDRARAYWTDRGWSDRAPIKTAARIDVPAAFASVPAGRVTVAGVAWAQRSGIATVEVQVDDQPWRLAETAPQYSLDTWRQWTWSWDATPGTHTLRVRATDGEGRTQTERRAAPFPDGATGWHSRVITVS; encoded by the coding sequence ATGCGGGCCGCCGTCGCGGGTGCGCTCGCCGCCGCGACGGTGCTCGCCGTCGGGCATCTGGTCGCCGTAGTCGTCGCCCCGGCCTCCTCGCCGTTCTTCGCGCTCGGCGCCATGATGGTGGACCACACACCACACGAGTGGAAAGACGCCGCAATCCGCCGCTTCGGCAGCCACGACAAGGATGTGTTGTTCGCGTCGATGGCGGTGGTGATGATCGTCGGCGCGGCCTGCGCCGGTCTGCTGGAACGCCGTCGCCCCCTGGGCAGCGGTCTCCTACTGGGCCTCGGCGGTTTCACTCTGTGGGCCGCGCTCACACGCCCCTCCGCCACACCGATGTTCGCGATCCCCACGATCGCCGGGATCCTGTCGGGTGTGGTCGCCTTGCGGCTGTTGACCATCGCAGCTCCCACCTCACGTTCATCCACCGGTAATGCTATGTCGCGCAGGCGATTCCTCGGCACGGCGGCCGCCGTCGCGGCAGTGGCCGCCGGTAGTGCCGCCGCGGCTCGCCTACTCGCACACCAGTTGCGGGACGTGGCGGCCGACAGGGCCAGGTTTCCGCTGCCTCGGCCGCGACTGACCGCGCCCGCGGTGCCCACACAGCCGCGGGTCCGCGGTCTCAGCGCGTTCATCACGCCCAATGACGCCTTCTACCGTGTCGACACCGCCTTGCAGCCGCCCGCACTCACACGCGCCGACTGGCGGCTACGGATTCACGGAATGGTCGGCCGCATGGTCGAATTCGATTTCGATCGGCTGGCCAGGCACACGCCTATCGAACGGATCATGACGATGACATGCGTATCCAACGAGGTCGGCGGGAACCTCGCGGGCACCGCACGCTGGCTCGGATATCCACTGTCGGAGTTGCTCGCCGAGGCCGGGCCCGAACCCGGCGCGGATATGGTGTTGTCCCGCAGCGTCGACGGGTTCACCGCGGGAACGCCGTTGTCCGCGATTCTGGATGGCCGTGACGCGATGCTCGCGATCGGCATGAACGGCGAGCCGCTGCCCATCGAGCACGGCTACCCCGCGCGGCTGATCGTTCCCGGACTCTACGGTTATGTGTCGGCGACCAAATGGGTCGTGGACCTGGAGGTCACCCGCTTCGATCGGGCGAGGGCCTACTGGACCGATCGCGGTTGGTCGGACCGGGCGCCGATCAAGACCGCCGCGCGCATCGATGTGCCAGCCGCCTTCGCGTCGGTGCCGGCGGGGCGGGTGACGGTGGCCGGTGTGGCATGGGCGCAGCGCAGCGGTATCGCGACGGTCGAGGTGCAGGTCGACGATCAGCCGTGGCGACTCGCGGAAACCGCCCCGCAGTATTCGCTGGACACCTGGCGGCAGTGGACCTGGTCCTGGGATGCGACACCCGGAACACACACACTCCGCGTGCGCGCGACCGACGGCGAGGGACGGACACAGACCGAACGGCGTGCCGCTCCCTTTCCGGACGGCGCCACCGGCTGGCACAGTCGCGTCATCACAGTTTCCTGA
- a CDS encoding cold shock domain-containing protein → MAGMHGTVKWFNREVDFGFIAPDDGGPDLLVETADVVAEPPGRQLREGQAVDFDITIGSKGPQARKVYCR, encoded by the coding sequence ATGGCAGGGATGCACGGCACGGTGAAGTGGTTCAACCGGGAGGTGGACTTCGGGTTCATCGCTCCCGATGACGGAGGTCCGGACCTGCTGGTCGAGACCGCGGACGTGGTCGCCGAGCCACCCGGCCGGCAACTGCGGGAAGGCCAAGCGGTCGATTTCGACATCACGATCGGATCGAAGGGACCGCAGGCTCGGAAGGTGTACTGCCGCTGA
- the sigK gene encoding ECF RNA polymerase sigma factor SigK: MADEHAESPGATDHVGVRVEELDACSIHRAQPDPEAARQLAEQLRGIADGDRLAFTQFYRSTNHRVYGLALRILRRPAAAEEIAQDIYLYVWNEAERYDSRLASPIGWLMMLTHRRAVDRVRVESSSTTRDLAFGHRNLGRDHDIVAETVTQRSEERAVVECLATLTETQRETVALAYYGGRTYSEVAEHLDIPLNTVKTRIRDGFKRLRNCLAGSVSDA, from the coding sequence ATGGCGGATGAACACGCTGAGTCGCCCGGGGCGACCGATCACGTCGGGGTGCGTGTCGAGGAGCTCGATGCCTGCTCGATACATCGGGCGCAGCCGGACCCGGAAGCGGCACGACAGCTCGCCGAGCAGCTGCGAGGCATCGCGGACGGCGACCGGCTCGCCTTCACCCAGTTCTACCGATCCACCAACCACCGCGTCTACGGCTTGGCACTGCGCATTCTGCGGCGGCCGGCCGCCGCGGAGGAGATCGCGCAGGACATCTATCTCTACGTGTGGAACGAGGCGGAGCGGTACGACTCTCGCCTCGCCAGTCCGATCGGATGGCTCATGATGCTCACCCATCGGCGCGCCGTCGACCGCGTTCGCGTCGAATCCTCCTCCACCACACGTGATCTCGCGTTCGGCCACCGCAATCTGGGCCGCGATCACGATATCGTCGCCGAGACGGTGACCCAGCGGTCGGAGGAACGCGCGGTCGTCGAATGCCTCGCCACGCTCACCGAGACACAACGCGAGACCGTGGCCCTGGCCTACTACGGCGGGCGCACCTATTCCGAAGTGGCCGAACACCTCGACATACCGCTCAACACCGTGAAAACCCGCATTCGCGACGGTTTCAAGCGGCTGCGCAACTGCCTGGCGGGATCGGTGAGCGATGCCTGA
- a CDS encoding ABC transporter permease subunit encodes MPSIGITGLDLRLRRRSVYGYTIGLAAYALVIVALYPSFRSDASLDQLLTNDPTMAALFGVSGSLTSPTGWLNANLYANFVPLIVLLITIGYGASCLAGQDEDGTLGLVATLPVSRRRIVAQKAAALIALALPAALATMACVLVGRGFDLDVDTSALAGITVGVFLLGVDFGALAMLIGAVTGSRGTALGVTSALAAAAYLISSLAPVVDWLAPARFASPFFYAVGDGQLDHGLSLAWFGVLVGIALVAITATIAAFERFDLH; translated from the coding sequence ATGCCTAGCATCGGCATAACTGGCCTGGACCTGCGGTTGCGCCGCCGATCGGTCTACGGATACACGATCGGGCTCGCCGCCTACGCGCTGGTGATCGTCGCGCTGTACCCGTCGTTCCGCAGCGACGCCAGCCTGGACCAGCTGCTCACCAACGACCCGACCATGGCCGCACTGTTCGGTGTCAGCGGGTCCCTCACCAGCCCGACCGGTTGGCTCAACGCCAACCTGTACGCGAACTTCGTGCCGCTCATCGTCCTTCTGATCACCATCGGATACGGCGCTTCCTGCCTCGCCGGTCAAGATGAGGACGGCACCCTCGGATTGGTCGCGACACTCCCGGTGTCCCGTCGGCGGATCGTGGCCCAGAAGGCCGCGGCGTTGATCGCGCTCGCGCTGCCCGCCGCCCTCGCCACTATGGCCTGCGTCCTCGTGGGGCGTGGTTTCGACCTCGACGTCGATACCAGCGCCTTGGCCGGCATCACGGTTGGCGTATTCCTGCTGGGCGTGGACTTCGGCGCTCTCGCCATGCTCATCGGTGCCGTGACCGGCAGCCGTGGGACCGCGCTCGGGGTCACGTCGGCCCTCGCGGCCGCCGCCTACCTGATCAGCTCTCTCGCGCCCGTCGTGGACTGGCTGGCACCGGCACGGTTCGCGTCCCCCTTCTTCTATGCCGTCGGCGACGGGCAACTCGACCATGGCCTGTCCCTCGCCTGGTTCGGGGTCCTGGTCGGCATCGCCCTCGTCGCGATCACGGCAACCATCGCGGCATTCGAGCGCTTCGACCTGCATTGA
- a CDS encoding alpha/beta fold hydrolase, whose product MREIFRGSSVIAGRVWVTAAAVCGVVALGFAPVAVAAPGSGGCQEISIPVAIVPDSPPDNTVAATLCTPPNRSAAPEVDILVAGATYNREYWDPTAMPAEYSYVANTVAAGRATLNFDRLGTGASTRTGSDRQNVSTDAFVLHQLIGWLHGNGYRTVNAVGHSLGSVTLIDEASRWHDLERVVLTGVIHLPGVGLNSTGFYAALYPAMYDPKWQGILNDPGFLTTRPGQRGSAFYDLAATDSAIVANDERTKDLATVGEVAESSQLLLTPAAANPSRAITAPVLVAMGAEDDIFCNLFVSCHSAETIRANEAPYYTGAAALDVLVVPDAAHNLPLHRNAADTFRRIDHWIDTGTVGG is encoded by the coding sequence ATGCGTGAAATATTTCGGGGGAGTTCGGTAATTGCCGGGCGGGTGTGGGTAACCGCGGCCGCTGTCTGCGGAGTGGTCGCGCTGGGGTTCGCGCCCGTCGCTGTCGCCGCGCCGGGATCGGGCGGATGTCAGGAAATATCGATACCGGTGGCGATCGTCCCGGATTCGCCGCCCGACAATACTGTCGCCGCGACCCTGTGCACGCCTCCGAACCGGTCCGCGGCGCCGGAGGTGGACATTCTGGTGGCCGGTGCGACGTACAACCGGGAGTACTGGGATCCCACCGCCATGCCGGCCGAGTACTCCTACGTGGCGAATACGGTGGCGGCCGGACGGGCGACATTGAATTTCGACCGGCTGGGCACCGGCGCCAGCACCCGCACCGGTAGTGACCGGCAGAATGTGTCGACCGACGCCTTCGTACTGCACCAGCTGATCGGCTGGCTGCACGGCAACGGGTACCGCACGGTCAACGCCGTCGGTCATTCGCTCGGCTCGGTGACCTTGATCGACGAGGCGTCGCGCTGGCACGATCTCGAACGGGTGGTTCTCACCGGAGTGATTCATCTGCCCGGGGTCGGATTGAACTCCACCGGTTTCTATGCCGCGTTGTATCCGGCGATGTACGACCCGAAATGGCAAGGCATTCTGAACGACCCCGGTTTTCTCACCACCCGGCCGGGGCAGCGCGGCAGCGCGTTCTACGATCTCGCGGCCACCGATTCGGCGATAGTCGCCAACGACGAACGCACCAAGGATCTGGCGACGGTAGGGGAGGTGGCGGAGTCGTCACAGTTGTTGCTGACTCCCGCGGCCGCCAATCCGAGCCGGGCGATCACCGCCCCCGTTCTGGTCGCCATGGGCGCCGAAGACGATATCTTCTGCAATCTCTTCGTCAGTTGCCACAGCGCCGAAACGATTCGCGCGAACGAGGCCCCGTACTACACCGGAGCAGCCGCCCTCGATGTCCTGGTGGTGCCGGACGCTGCTCACAATCTGCCGCTGCATCGCAACGCGGCAGACACGTTCCGGAGGATCGACCACTGGATCGACACCGGCACCGTAGGCGGCTGA